Proteins encoded in a region of the Streptomyces sp. NBC_00513 genome:
- the rho gene encoding transcription termination factor Rho yields MSDTTDLMGAADTNVDTSAPAAGAAPKRRRSGTGLDGMVLAELQQVASGLGIRGTARMRKSQLIEVIKEAQAGGSAPKAAAADTAEAKPKRRATSKARTGDVAAEAPVEKAAQQSQIDIPGQPAGGPSRASEAEREEAPAGERRRRRATAPSGSPESAAPVAVQVEQKTETAPAAQTDVKAEAATAVSGGQGQAQEAGEGRGRRDRRDRGDRAERGDGRRERRDRGAKADDQGQAGQGQGQAGQTQTGQGQAGQSQAGQGAQGGGRQDRADRQDRADRQDRGDRQQQGGRGQGQNQGQQGRQDRQDNGPQDDFDGEDGRRGRRGRYRDRRGRRGRDEFAPSEPQVADDDVLIPVAGILDILDNYAFIRTSGYLPGPNDVYVSLAQVRKAGLRKGDHTTGAVRQPKDGERREKFNALVRLDSVNGMAPESGRGRPEFQKLTPLYPQDRLRLETDPGVLTTRIIDLVAPIGKGQRGLIVAPPKTGKTMIMQAIANAITVNNPECHLMVVLVDERPEEVTDMQRSVKGEVISSTFDRPAEDHTTVAELAIERAKRLVELGHDVVVLLDSITRLGRAYNLAAPASGRILSGGVDSTALYPPKRFFGAARNIEDGGSLTILATALVDTGSRMDEVIFEEFKGTGNMELKLDRKLADKRIFPAVDVDPSGTRKEEILLNAEELAIVWKLRRVLHALDSQQAIELLLDKMKQTKSNAEFLMQIAKTTPAGKNDD; encoded by the coding sequence TCCTGGCCGAGCTTCAGCAGGTCGCGTCCGGCCTCGGCATCAGGGGCACCGCGCGCATGCGCAAGAGCCAGCTGATCGAGGTCATCAAGGAGGCGCAGGCGGGCGGCAGCGCCCCCAAGGCCGCCGCCGCGGACACCGCCGAGGCCAAGCCGAAGCGCCGCGCCACCAGCAAGGCCCGCACGGGCGACGTCGCCGCCGAGGCGCCCGTCGAGAAGGCCGCGCAGCAGTCCCAGATCGACATCCCGGGCCAGCCGGCGGGGGGCCCCTCCCGCGCGAGCGAAGCCGAGCGGGAGGAAGCCCCGGCCGGCGAGCGTCGCCGCCGTCGCGCCACCGCCCCCTCCGGAAGCCCGGAGTCCGCGGCGCCCGTCGCCGTGCAGGTCGAGCAGAAGACCGAGACCGCCCCCGCCGCGCAGACCGACGTCAAGGCCGAGGCCGCGACCGCCGTCTCCGGTGGACAGGGTCAGGCCCAGGAGGCCGGCGAGGGTCGTGGACGCCGCGACCGTCGCGACCGCGGTGACCGTGCCGAGCGCGGCGACGGCCGGCGCGAGCGCCGTGACCGCGGCGCCAAGGCCGACGACCAGGGCCAGGCCGGTCAGGGTCAGGGCCAGGCCGGCCAGACCCAGACGGGTCAGGGCCAGGCGGGTCAGAGCCAGGCGGGTCAGGGCGCTCAGGGCGGAGGCCGGCAGGACCGCGCCGACCGCCAGGACCGCGCCGATCGCCAGGACCGCGGTGACCGTCAGCAGCAGGGCGGCCGCGGCCAGGGTCAGAACCAGGGCCAGCAGGGTCGTCAGGACCGTCAGGACAACGGCCCCCAGGACGACTTCGACGGTGAGGACGGCCGTCGCGGCCGTCGTGGCCGCTACCGCGACCGTCGTGGCCGTCGCGGCCGTGACGAGTTCGCGCCGAGCGAGCCGCAGGTCGCCGACGACGACGTGCTGATCCCCGTCGCGGGCATCCTCGACATCCTCGACAACTACGCGTTCATCCGGACCTCGGGCTACCTGCCCGGCCCGAACGACGTGTACGTCTCCCTCGCCCAGGTCCGCAAGGCCGGTCTGCGCAAGGGCGACCACACCACCGGTGCGGTCCGCCAGCCCAAGGACGGCGAGCGCCGCGAGAAGTTCAACGCCCTCGTGCGCCTGGACTCCGTCAACGGCATGGCGCCCGAATCCGGCCGCGGCCGGCCGGAGTTCCAGAAGCTGACGCCCCTGTACCCGCAGGACCGGCTCCGTCTGGAGACCGACCCGGGCGTGCTGACGACCCGCATCATCGACCTCGTCGCGCCGATCGGCAAGGGCCAGCGCGGTCTGATCGTGGCCCCGCCGAAGACCGGCAAGACCATGATCATGCAGGCCATCGCCAACGCGATCACGGTCAACAACCCCGAGTGCCACCTGATGGTCGTCCTGGTCGACGAGCGTCCGGAAGAGGTCACCGACATGCAGCGGTCGGTCAAGGGCGAGGTCATCTCCTCGACCTTCGACCGTCCGGCCGAGGACCACACCACCGTCGCCGAGCTGGCCATCGAGCGCGCCAAGCGTCTCGTCGAGCTGGGTCACGACGTGGTCGTCCTGCTGGACTCCATCACCCGTCTGGGCCGCGCGTACAACCTCGCCGCCCCCGCCTCCGGCCGCATCCTGTCCGGTGGTGTCGACTCGACCGCGCTGTACCCGCCGAAGCGCTTCTTCGGTGCCGCGCGCAACATCGAGGACGGCGGCTCGCTGACCATCCTGGCCACCGCGCTGGTCGACACCGGCTCGCGCATGGACGAGGTGATCTTCGAGGAGTTCAAGGGCACCGGCAACATGGAGCTCAAGCTCGACCGCAAGCTCGCCGACAAGCGCATCTTCCCGGCCGTCGACGTCGACCCGTCGGGCACCCGCAAGGAGGAGATCCTCCTCAACGCGGAGGAGCTCGCCATCGTTTGGAAGCTGCGCCGGGTGCTGCACGCACTCGACTCGCAGCAGGCGATCGAGCTGCTGCTCGACAAGATGAAGCAGACGAAGTCGAACGCCGAGTTCCTGATGCAGATCGCCAAGACGACGCCCGCGGGCAAGAACGACGACTGA
- a CDS encoding LCP family protein, whose protein sequence is MTEDSTGRRAAGGGRRRKPPPRRRKALTVVAWTAAGVVVLGGGGLGYFYFKFNGNLKSVDIDQALGTDRPQNVDNGSMDILVLGSDSRGGANGEYGRDDGGSARSDTAMIIHLYEGHKKASVVSIPRDTIVKRPSCETSDGKTDKGGNRSQFNEAFTVGGAVCAVKTVEKMSGIRMDHYIEVDFTGFKKIIDNLGGVEVTTTKPIKDGASHLNLPAGVNKLNGEQALGLVRTRKSVGDGSDLGRIQLQQAFIKALIKQVKNVGVFDNPKRLLDLADSATKAITTDRALGDVKSLMGFAQGLQGIDGADMQMITLPVAGDPVDPNRVVPLAKESKMVWDSLLADQPIPAEATADSAGDKGTAGSIVQSP, encoded by the coding sequence ATGACCGAGGACAGCACGGGCCGCCGCGCCGCAGGCGGAGGGCGCCGACGCAAGCCGCCGCCGCGGCGCCGCAAGGCCCTCACCGTCGTCGCCTGGACGGCCGCCGGCGTGGTCGTGTTGGGCGGCGGGGGACTGGGTTACTTCTACTTCAAGTTCAACGGGAACCTGAAGAGCGTCGACATCGACCAGGCCCTCGGCACCGACCGCCCGCAGAACGTCGACAACGGCTCCATGGACATCCTGGTCCTCGGCTCGGACTCCCGCGGCGGAGCCAACGGCGAGTACGGCCGCGACGACGGCGGCTCGGCCCGCTCCGACACCGCGATGATCATCCACCTGTACGAGGGCCACAAGAAGGCGAGCGTGGTGTCGATACCGCGCGACACCATCGTGAAGCGCCCCTCCTGCGAGACCTCGGACGGCAAGACCGACAAGGGCGGCAACCGCTCGCAGTTCAACGAGGCCTTCACGGTCGGCGGGGCCGTCTGCGCGGTCAAGACCGTCGAGAAGATGTCGGGGATCCGCATGGACCACTACATCGAGGTCGACTTCACGGGCTTCAAGAAGATCATCGACAACCTCGGCGGCGTCGAGGTCACCACCACCAAGCCGATCAAGGACGGCGCCAGCCACCTGAACCTGCCGGCCGGCGTGAACAAGCTCAACGGCGAACAGGCCCTCGGCCTCGTCCGGACCCGCAAGAGCGTCGGCGACGGCAGCGACCTGGGACGAATACAACTCCAGCAGGCCTTCATCAAGGCGCTGATCAAGCAGGTCAAGAACGTCGGCGTCTTCGACAACCCCAAACGGCTGCTCGACCTCGCGGACTCCGCCACCAAGGCGATCACCACCGACCGGGCGCTCGGCGACGTGAAGTCCCTGATGGGCTTCGCACAGGGACTCCAGGGCATCGACGGCGCGGACATGCAGATGATCACCCTCCCGGTGGCCGGCGACCCCGTCGACCCCAACCGGGTCGTCCCCCTCGCCAAGGAGTCGAAGATGGTCTGGGACTCCCTGCTCGCCGACCAGCCGATTCCGGCCGAGGCCACGGCGGACTCGGCGGGGGACAAGGGCACGGCCGGGTCGATCGTGCAGAGCCCCTGA
- the rpmE gene encoding 50S ribosomal protein L31, whose translation MKRDVHPQYVETQVSCTCGASFTTRSTLTEGTIRAEVCSECHPFYTGKQKILDTGGRVARFEARFGKAAGSK comes from the coding sequence TTGAAGCGCGATGTTCACCCCCAGTACGTCGAGACCCAGGTCAGCTGCACCTGTGGCGCGTCGTTCACCACCCGTAGCACCCTGACCGAGGGCACCATCCGTGCCGAGGTCTGCTCCGAGTGCCACCCGTTCTACACGGGCAAGCAGAAGATCCTCGACACCGGTGGCCGTGTGGCCCGCTTCGAGGCCCGCTTCGGCAAGGCTGCCGGCTCGAAGTAG
- the prfA gene encoding peptide chain release factor 1 codes for MFEAVEELIGEHADLEKKLADPSVHSDQANARKLNKRYAELTPIVATFRAWKQAAEDIETAKEFAATDPDFAAEAKELTAQREELTEKLRLLLVPRDPSDDKDVLLEVKAGAGGDESALFAGDLLRMYLRYAERVGWKTEIIDATESELGGYKDVQVSVRTKGGNGATEPGQGVWARLKYEGGVHRVQRVPATESQGRIHTSAAGVLVTPEAEEVEVEVNMNDLRIDVYRSSGPGGQSVNTTDSAVRITHLPTGVVASCQNEKSQLQNKEQAMRILRSRLLAAAQEAAEQEASDVRRSQVRSVDRSEKIRTYNYPENRISDHRTGFKAYNLDQVLDGDLDPVIQACVDTDSAAKLAAAH; via the coding sequence ATGTTCGAGGCGGTCGAGGAACTGATCGGCGAGCACGCCGATCTGGAAAAGAAGCTCGCCGACCCTTCGGTCCACTCCGATCAGGCCAACGCCCGCAAGCTGAACAAGCGCTACGCGGAGCTCACGCCGATCGTCGCCACCTTCCGCGCGTGGAAGCAGGCGGCCGAGGACATCGAGACGGCCAAGGAGTTCGCGGCGACCGACCCCGACTTCGCCGCCGAGGCCAAGGAACTGACCGCACAGCGCGAAGAGCTCACCGAGAAGCTCCGCCTGCTGCTCGTTCCGCGCGACCCCAGCGACGACAAGGACGTGCTCCTCGAGGTCAAGGCCGGCGCGGGCGGTGACGAGTCCGCCCTCTTCGCGGGCGACCTGCTGCGCATGTACCTGCGCTACGCCGAGCGCGTGGGCTGGAAGACCGAGATCATCGACGCCACCGAGTCCGAACTCGGCGGCTACAAGGACGTACAGGTCTCCGTCCGCACCAAGGGCGGCAACGGCGCGACCGAGCCCGGCCAGGGTGTCTGGGCCCGCCTGAAGTACGAGGGCGGCGTGCACCGCGTCCAGCGCGTGCCGGCCACCGAGTCCCAGGGCCGCATCCACACCTCCGCCGCCGGCGTGCTCGTCACCCCGGAAGCCGAGGAGGTCGAGGTCGAGGTCAACATGAACGACCTCCGCATCGACGTGTACCGCTCCTCGGGTCCCGGCGGCCAGTCCGTCAACACCACCGACTCGGCCGTGCGCATCACGCACCTCCCGACCGGTGTCGTCGCGTCCTGCCAGAACGAGAAGAGCCAGCTCCAGAACAAGGAGCAGGCCATGCGCATCCTGCGCTCGCGGCTGCTCGCCGCGGCCCAGGAAGCCGCCGAGCAGGAGGCCTCCGACGTGCGCCGCAGCCAGGTGCGCAGCGTGGACCGGTCCGAGAAGATCCGCACGTACAACTACCCGGAAAACCGGATCTCGGACCACCGGACCGGCTTCAAGGCGTACAACTTGGACCAGGTGCTCGACGGCGACCTCGACCCGGTCATCCAGGCCTGCGTCGACACCGACTCCGCGGCCAAGCTCGCGGCCGCCCACTGA
- the prmC gene encoding peptide chain release factor N(5)-glutamine methyltransferase — MNLLLAEVAQATQRLAAAGVPSPRFDAEELAAFVHGVKRGELHHVKDTDFDARYWETIARREAREPLQHITGRAFFRYLELQVGPGVFVPRPETESVVDWAIQAVRAMDVVEPLIVDLCAGSGAIALAMAQEVPRSRVHAVELSEDALQWTRKNAEGSRVTVHQGDALSALPELDGQVDLVISNPPYIPLTEWEYVAPEARDHDPEMALFSGEDGLDTIRGIERTAHRLLRPGGIVVIEHADTQGGQVPWIFAEERGWADAADHPDLNNRPRFATARKALP; from the coding sequence GTGAACTTGCTGCTTGCCGAGGTGGCCCAGGCCACCCAGCGGCTGGCCGCCGCCGGCGTGCCCTCACCGCGCTTCGACGCCGAGGAACTCGCGGCCTTCGTGCACGGCGTCAAACGGGGGGAACTGCACCACGTCAAGGACACCGACTTCGACGCCCGGTACTGGGAGACCATCGCCCGGCGCGAGGCCCGCGAGCCGCTCCAGCACATCACCGGCCGCGCCTTCTTCCGGTATCTGGAGCTCCAGGTGGGCCCCGGGGTCTTCGTGCCCCGGCCCGAGACCGAGTCGGTCGTCGACTGGGCCATACAGGCCGTCCGGGCGATGGACGTCGTCGAACCGCTGATCGTGGACCTGTGCGCCGGGTCCGGGGCCATCGCCCTGGCCATGGCCCAGGAGGTGCCGCGCTCGCGCGTGCACGCGGTCGAGCTGTCCGAGGACGCCCTCCAGTGGACCCGCAAGAACGCCGAGGGCTCCCGGGTCACCGTCCACCAGGGCGACGCGCTGAGCGCGCTGCCCGAGCTGGACGGCCAGGTGGACCTGGTGATCTCGAACCCGCCGTACATCCCGCTCACCGAGTGGGAGTACGTCGCCCCCGAGGCCCGCGACCACGACCCCGAGATGGCGCTGTTCTCCGGCGAGGACGGCCTCGACACCATCCGAGGCATCGAGCGCACCGCCCACCGGCTGCTGCGACCCGGCGGGATCGTCGTCATCGAGCACGCCGACACCCAGGGCGGCCAGGTCCCGTGGATCTTCGCCGAGGAGCGTGGCTGGGCCGACGCGGCCGACCACCCCGACCTCAACAACCGCCCGCGCTTCGCGACCGCCCGCAAGGCCCTGCCGTGA
- a CDS encoding L-threonylcarbamoyladenylate synthase translates to MARRYDCNDATDRKTGLREAASAVRRGELVVLPTDTLYGIGADAFSAEAVGDLLAAKGRGRNMPTPVLIGSPNTLHGLVTDFSEQAWELVDAFWPGALTLVAKHQPSLAWDLGETRGTVAVRMPLHPVAIELLTEVGPMAVSSANLTGHPAPEDCDAAREMLGDSVSVYLDGGPTPGIQPSSIVDVTGKVPVLLREGALTADQLREVVPDLEVAP, encoded by the coding sequence ATGGCCCGGCGATACGACTGCAACGACGCGACGGACCGCAAGACGGGCCTGCGCGAAGCCGCATCCGCCGTGCGCCGCGGCGAGCTCGTCGTGCTGCCCACCGACACCCTGTACGGGATCGGTGCGGACGCCTTCAGCGCCGAGGCGGTCGGTGACCTGCTCGCCGCCAAGGGGCGCGGCCGCAACATGCCCACCCCGGTCCTCATCGGCTCGCCGAACACCCTGCACGGCCTGGTCACGGACTTCTCCGAGCAGGCCTGGGAACTCGTCGACGCCTTCTGGCCGGGCGCGCTGACGCTGGTCGCCAAGCACCAGCCGTCGCTGGCCTGGGACCTGGGGGAGACCCGCGGGACCGTGGCCGTGCGGATGCCCCTGCACCCCGTCGCGATCGAGCTGCTGACCGAGGTCGGCCCGATGGCCGTGTCCTCGGCGAACCTGACCGGGCACCCGGCCCCCGAGGACTGCGACGCCGCCCGCGAGATGCTGGGCGACTCCGTGTCCGTGTACCTGGACGGCGGGCCGACCCCCGGCATCCAGCCGTCGTCGATCGTCGATGTCACCGGGAAGGTCCCGGTCCTGCTGCGCGAGGGCGCGCTGACCGCGGACCAGCTGCGGGAGGTCGTACCCGACCTCGAGGTGGCCCCGTGA
- a CDS encoding low molecular weight phosphatase family protein encodes MSPEGRGIAGHLPAVAGGGSFRILHVSTGNVCRSPITERLTRHALSHRLGGPVTGDLIVESAGTWGHEGAPMEANAAAVLADFGADASGFTGRELLDEHVIRADLVLTATRDHRAQVISMGHSAGLRTFTLKEFTRLVRAIDPATLPPLDDGMAERARALVRAAAALRGWLLAPSPDADEVYDPYGAPITFFRSIGDEINQALDPVVTALTGVTAGR; translated from the coding sequence GTGAGCCCTGAGGGGCGTGGCATAGCAGGACACCTCCCGGCCGTGGCCGGGGGCGGATCCTTCCGCATACTCCACGTCAGCACCGGCAACGTGTGCCGCTCGCCGATCACCGAGCGGCTGACGCGGCACGCCCTGTCGCACCGCCTCGGCGGCCCCGTGACCGGGGACCTCATCGTGGAGAGCGCGGGCACCTGGGGCCACGAGGGGGCGCCGATGGAGGCCAACGCCGCCGCGGTCCTCGCCGACTTCGGGGCCGACGCCTCCGGGTTCACCGGGCGCGAGCTGCTGGACGAGCACGTCATACGCGCCGACCTGGTGCTCACCGCGACCCGGGACCACCGGGCACAGGTCATCTCCATGGGCCACTCCGCGGGGCTGCGGACCTTCACCCTGAAGGAGTTCACCCGGCTCGTGCGGGCGATAGATCCGGCCACCCTGCCGCCGCTGGACGACGGCATGGCGGAGCGCGCCCGCGCCCTGGTACGGGCCGCCGCCGCGCTGCGCGGCTGGCTGCTGGCCCCCTCGCCGGACGCCGACGAGGTGTACGACCCGTACGGCGCCCCCATCACCTTCTTCCGCTCCATCGGCGACGAGATCAACCAGGCACTGGACCCCGTGGTCACCGCCCTGACGGGCGTCACCGCAGGACGCTGA